A stretch of Phragmites australis chromosome 12, lpPhrAust1.1, whole genome shotgun sequence DNA encodes these proteins:
- the LOC133887120 gene encoding protein BYPASS1-LIKE-like, whose product MPATDYQGTPSHSHSHPSPFSSFGRSLFSLRRDSPASAAAASPAMLSGEDADLEAFQRHVAVHLAELRGGGGEEFLSIAWIRRLLEAFLMCQEEFRVVVAQARRRGALSAAAEKLVAEFGDRAVKALDVCNAARDGVDQVRRWERLAGIAASVLLAPGEIHGGQLRRARKALSDLSFLLIEDAAAAAGGGGGVASFLASHRNRSFGRARASPSRAALLASSSHFRSLSWSVSRTWSAARQLQAIGAGLTAPRAHEASGLAAPVYAMGCLLHLAAWALVASVPCPDRGGALQAHHLPAAPPRAAFPWAPPLVALQERLTEEGKRKDRRNSCGLLKEIHSLEKCAQRLAEAIDSAPVPLAGEREAEVREAAAELAAVCAAMRDGLEPLERQVREVFHRIVRSRMEGLDSPMLNGD is encoded by the coding sequence ATGCCGGCGACGGACTACCAGGGCACGCCCTCCCACTCCCACTCGCACCCCTCCCCGTTCTCCTCCTTCGGCCGCTCGCTCTTCTCACTCCGCCGCGACAGCccggcctcggcggcggcggcgtccccGGCCATGCTGTCCGGCGAGGACGCCGACCTCGAGGCCTTCCAGCGGCATGTGGCCGTGCACCTCGCGGAGTTGAGGGGTGGTGGCGGCGAGGAGTTTCTGTCTATCGCGTGGATCCGGCGGCTGCTGGAGGCGTTCCTCATGTGCCAGGAAGAATTCCGGGTGGTGGTGGCCCAAGCGCGGCGCCGCGGGGCGCTCTCGGCGGCTGCGGAGAAGCTGGTGGCGGAGTTCGGCGACCGCGCGGTGAAGGCGCTCGACGTCTGCAACGCGGCCCGCGACGGGGTGGACCAGGTGAGGCGGTGGGAGCGGCTGGCAGGCATCGCGGCGTCCGTGCTGCTCGCGCCCGGGGAGATCCACGGGGGCCAGCTCCGCCGCGCGCGGAAGGCGCTCTCGGACCTGTCCTTCCTCCTCATCGAGGACGCCGCGGCAGCCgcggggggcgggggcggggtcGCATCGTTCCTCGCCTCCCACCGCAACCGCTCCTTCGGCCGCGCGCGGGCATCTCCGTCCCGCGCCGcgctcctcgcctcctcctcccacttccGCTCGCTCTCGTGGAGCGTGTCCCGCACGTGGTCGGCGGCGCGGCAGCTGCAGGCCATCGGGGCCGGCCTGACCGCGCCGCGCGCGCACGAGGCCTCGGGCCTCGCCGCTCCGGTCTACGCCATGGGCTGCCTGCTCCACCTCGCCGCGTGGGCGCTCGTCGCCTCCGTCCCATGCCCGGACCGCGGCGGCGCGCTCCAGGCGCACCACCTCCCTGCCGCACCGCCGCGCGCAGCGTTCCCCTGGGCGCCGCCTCTCGTCGCGCTCCAAGAACGCCTCACCGAGGAGGGGAAGCGCAAGGACCGGCGCAATTCGTGCGGCCTGCTCAAGGAAATCCACTCGCTGGAGAAGTGCGCGCAGAGGCTCGCCGAGGCCATCGACTCGGCCCCCGTCCCGCTCGCCGGcgagcgggaggccgaggtgcgAGAAGCTGCGGCCGAGCTGGCCGCCGTGTGCGCCGCCATGAGGGACGGGCTCGAGCCGCTGGAGAGACAGGTCCGGGAGGTCTTCCACCGCATCGTGCGCAGCCGCATGGAGGGTCTCGACTCGCCGATGCTCAACGGCGATTGA